A region of Haliotis asinina isolate JCU_RB_2024 chromosome 9, JCU_Hal_asi_v2, whole genome shotgun sequence DNA encodes the following proteins:
- the LOC137297385 gene encoding uncharacterized protein, producing MVDREVCKRFYGTSLQAQKSELVQLTVYYKVDIKSGMLKTAMAATALGHRISQHTVLRRLRAAGIRPYRPFRGMFLTAQHRHRWLQWARLVVITVLAVSFTGIFGDAPHRLSPEDREMLRHLGSPRASLPSGFKYKYVGSGGVIRNTKSSGHWVEVAASPRTSETGHYEAALIVSKMTRHMPSAVFAKLSSGGSVGVFTRSEGLSIYPEYYRLKDTPECHGSCSGHCSASCTFDGRKWSTVAGAGGARAVILDDNVMCTSSDPYRHHENILVHEFTHTIHHHALDSTHYAQVNAAYNHAKSANLWVNSAYAMANYEEYFAEGATAYFNVNQESSAAGMNKCGGGYYCTSENAARNWLYHHDIQLYGVLTYVFTNNHPDIPSHLAVCQKS from the exons ATGGTGGACAG GGAAGTTTGTAAACGATTCTATGGAACAAGCCTTCAAGCTCAGAAGTCGGAACTGGTCCAACTGACCGTATATTACAAAGTGGACATCAAGTCTGGTATGCTGAAGACGGCGATGGCTGCAACAGCGCTCGGACATCGCATCAGCCAACACACAGTACTCCGACGACTTCGTGCTGCAGGCATCAGACCCTACCGTCCCTTCAGAGGAATGTTCCTGACAGCACAACATCGACACCGATGGTTACAATGGGCAAG ACTGGTAGTCATCACCGTGTTGGCAGTTAGCTTCACAG GTATCTTTGGGGACGCTCCACATCGGCTCAG CCCTGAAGACCGCGAGATGCTACGCCACCTAGGGTCCCCCCGAGCGTCACTCCCCTCGGGCTTCAAGTACAAGTATGTGGGTAGCGGAGGAGTCATCAGAAACACCAAGTCCTCCGGACACTGGGTGGAGGTCGCTGCCAGCCCCAGAACTTCTGAAACAGGCCACTATGAG GCGGCACTGATTGTGAGCAAAATGACACGCCACATGCCGTCGGCTGTATTCGCCAAGCTCTCATCCGGTGGGTCTGTAGGGGTGTTCACACGGTCGGAGGGGCTCAGCATCTACCCGGAATACTACAGACTGAAGGACACACCCGAGTGTCATG GAAGCTGCTCCGGTCATTGCTCTGCTTCTTGTACGTTTGACGGCCGGAAGTGGAGCACAGTTGCTGGGGCCGGTGGTGCGAGGGCTGTGATTCTTGACGACAATGTCATGTGTACGTCAAGTGACCCATATCGCCACCATGAGAACATCTTGGTCCACGAGTTCACCCACACCATTCACCACCATGCCCTGGACTCCACCCACTATGCTCAG GTCAATGCTGCCTACAATCACGCCAAGTCCGCCAACCTGTGGGTAAACTCGGCCTACGCTATGGCCAACTACGAGGAGTACTTCGCCGAGGGAGCCACCGCCTACTTCAACGTCAACCAGGAATCCAGCGCTGCCGGcatgaacaa ATGCGGAGGTGGCTATTACTGCACCAGTGAGAACGCAGCTCGAAACTGGCTCTACCATCACGACATCCAGCTGTACGGCGTGCTCACCTACGTCTTCACTAACAACCATCCTGATATTCCCAGTCATCTAGCTGTGTGCCAGAAGAGCTAG